One genomic segment of Erythrobacter sp. THAF29 includes these proteins:
- a CDS encoding triacylglycerol lipase, translating into MASMAPSAHADGRELPAAVPPNRFWTLTEGRAFFEFGAFMAMRPLLSQLPKGDGHSVVVLPGFMATNNSTAPMRRLLTRLGYDAHGWDSGRNVLVNEALISRLEAQLERLYDERGGKISLIGWSLGGVLAREIAKLNPELIRLVVSLGSPISDDRNHTNAARLFKFFNGDTPEKLRDGQFTGLNIAPPVPTTSIFTKTDGVVHWRGSVQHPHNAHDEHPTENIEVYASHCGLGVNPSVMIALADRLAQAEGEWMPFEAKPHQRLLFPRPSLN; encoded by the coding sequence ATGGCAAGCATGGCACCCAGTGCACATGCGGATGGACGCGAACTGCCCGCGGCGGTTCCACCCAACCGGTTCTGGACGCTCACGGAAGGTCGCGCCTTCTTCGAATTCGGCGCCTTCATGGCCATGCGCCCGCTTCTCTCGCAGCTGCCAAAGGGCGACGGACACTCTGTCGTCGTGCTTCCCGGCTTTATGGCCACGAACAACTCGACTGCTCCCATGAGGCGACTGCTAACGCGCCTGGGCTACGATGCGCATGGCTGGGATTCAGGGCGCAACGTGCTGGTCAACGAGGCACTCATATCGCGGCTCGAAGCCCAATTGGAACGCCTATATGACGAGAGAGGCGGCAAGATTTCGCTGATCGGCTGGAGCCTGGGCGGCGTGCTCGCGCGTGAGATTGCCAAGCTCAATCCCGAGCTGATCCGTCTCGTTGTGAGCCTCGGCAGTCCGATTTCGGACGATCGCAACCACACGAATGCGGCGCGTCTCTTCAAGTTCTTTAACGGCGATACACCGGAAAAGCTGCGCGACGGGCAGTTTACCGGGCTGAATATCGCACCGCCGGTGCCCACGACCTCGATCTTCACCAAGACCGATGGTGTGGTGCATTGGCGCGGCAGCGTGCAGCACCCGCACAATGCGCATGACGAACATCCGACCGAGAATATCGAGGTTTATGCCAGCCATTGCGGGCTGGGCGTCAACCCCAGCGTGATGATCGCACTCGCAGACCGGCTGGCCCAGGCAGAAGGTGAGTGGATGCCATTCGAGGCCAAACCGCACCAGCGGCTGCTCTTCCCCCGGCCCAGCCTTAACTGA
- the infA gene encoding translation initiation factor IF-1 has translation MAKEELLEMRGRVVELLPNAMFRVELENGHEVLGHTAGKMRKNRIRVLVGDEVLCELTPYDLTKARITYRFMPGRGGPGQGPGPQ, from the coding sequence ATGGCCAAGGAAGAACTCCTCGAAATGCGCGGGCGCGTCGTCGAGCTGCTGCCCAATGCGATGTTCCGGGTCGAGCTCGAAAACGGTCACGAAGTTCTCGGCCACACCGCGGGCAAGATGCGCAAAAACCGGATCCGCGTGCTGGTCGGCGATGAGGTCCTGTGCGAGCTAACGCCCTACGATCTTACCAAAGCGCGGATCACTTATCGCTTCATGCCCGGCCGCGGTGGACCCGGTCAGGGCCCCGGCCCGCAGTAA
- a CDS encoding nucleoside triphosphate pyrophosphatase — protein MDTLHLTLASASPRRRDLLARLGIAPDAVSPADIDETPLKSERPRDYALRMGVEKAKAIDAPGFVLAGDTVVAAGRRILPKTATADEARECLNLLSGRRHDVLSSVVLRAPDGTIKTRLSENIVRFKSLSREEVDAYIAGDEWRGKAGGYAIQGAAEGLIRWIRGSHSGVMGLPLYETRALLKSAGFPIG, from the coding sequence TTGGATACACTCCACCTCACCCTCGCATCGGCCAGTCCCAGAAGGCGCGACCTGCTCGCACGGCTTGGTATCGCGCCGGATGCGGTTTCGCCTGCCGATATCGACGAAACGCCGCTCAAGTCCGAGCGACCGCGCGACTACGCGCTGCGCATGGGCGTGGAAAAAGCGAAAGCCATCGATGCGCCGGGCTTTGTGCTCGCAGGAGACACGGTCGTCGCCGCTGGGCGACGTATCCTTCCCAAAACCGCAACCGCCGACGAGGCCCGCGAGTGCCTCAATCTGCTATCGGGCCGGCGGCACGATGTGCTCTCCAGCGTTGTCTTGCGTGCGCCCGACGGGACCATCAAGACCCGCCTCAGTGAAAACATCGTTCGCTTCAAATCGCTCTCGCGCGAAGAGGTTGACGCGTACATCGCCGGAGACGAATGGCGCGGAAAGGCCGGCGGTTACGCTATTCAGGGCGCGGCAGAAGGCTTGATCCGGTGGATCAGGGGTAGCCACTCGGGCGTGATGGGATTGCCGCTGTACGAAACACGTGCGCTGCTCAAATCGGCGGGATTTCCCATTGGCTGA